From a single Rutidosis leptorrhynchoides isolate AG116_Rl617_1_P2 chromosome 5, CSIRO_AGI_Rlap_v1, whole genome shotgun sequence genomic region:
- the LOC139850160 gene encoding uncharacterized protein gives MAHKLNDKILRKAKKTPSGETSNEVAKKDESGKRKWEGNRNSNHNQHKRHNNSSFKQGNQRQTCPRCSKPHTWYCTVVCSNCNKQGHISSDCKSSVSNTAAKEPTKGNDKVAAPKVCYGCGKPGHFIDSCPDKKKNGGNVRGRAFNINVRDAEEDPELVTGTFSVNNLLVHVLFDSGADLCFVSSKLSPRIITPLSTLDRKYIVEVASGSFDIIIGMDWLSKNRAEIVCYDKAIRIPQVDGESLIIYGDKKCKQLNLISCLKVQKYLRKGCHAILAHVSKPDPKERQLSDVAIVRDFPKVFPEDLPGLPPYQAVEFQIDLAPGAAPVALAPYRLAPSELQELASQLQELLEKGFIRPSSSPWGAPEVQFLGHIVSRQGIQVDPAKIEAIE, from the exons ATGGCACATAAGTTAAATGATAAGATTCTGCGTAAGGCGAAGAAGACCCCGTCTGGGGAGACTAGTAATGAGGTTGCTAAGAAAGATGAGAGTGGGAAGCGGAAATGGGAAGGTAACCGCAACTCAAATCACAATCAGCATAAGAGGCACAATAACTCGAGTTTTAAGCAGGGTAATCAGCGTCAAACGTGCCCAAGGTGCTCCAAGCCCCATACTTGGTACTGTACAGTTGTGTGTTCCAATTGCAACAAACAGGGACACATATCCAGTGATTGTAAGAGCTCTGTTTCTAATACTGCTGCAAAGGAGCCTACTAAAGGGAATGATAAAGTTGCTGCACCGAAGGTTTGTTATGGGTGCGGGAAACCGGGGCATTTCATTGATTCGTGCCCGGATAAGAAGAAAAATGGTGGGAACGtgcgtggtagagcgttcaacattaatgtcaGAGATGCAGAAGAGGATCCTGAGTTGGTTACTGGTACGTTTTCAGTCAACAATTTACTAGTTCATGttctatttgattctggtgcggatttATGTTTTGTGTCTAGCAAACTAAGTCCTAGAATCATTACTCCATTATCGACCTTAGACAGAAAGTATATTGTAGAAGTAGCTAGTG gaagttttgatataataattggtatggattggctatcCAAGAATCGAGCTGAGATTGTTtgctatgataaggctattcgtattcctcaaGTAGATGGAGAATCGTTAATAATCTATGGTGATAAGAAGTGCAAGCAGTTGAATCTCATCAGTTGTTTGAAAGTTCAGAAGTATCTCAGGAAGgggtgtcatgctattcttgctcacgtGAGCAAACCCGATCCGAAGGAAAGACAGTTGAGTGACGTAGCAATCGTCCGCGACTTTCCCaaagtatttccagaagatttaCCCGGACTTCCACCGTACCAAGCGGTAGAGTTTCAAATTGATCTAGCAccgggtgctgctcctgtagccctTGCGCCCtacagacttgctccatccgaactcCAAGAACTCGCAAGTCAACTTCAAGAATTAttggagaagggtttcattcgtccCAGCTcttccccgtggggagctcct